Proteins found in one Dermacentor silvarum isolate Dsil-2018 chromosome 8, BIME_Dsil_1.4, whole genome shotgun sequence genomic segment:
- the LOC119462337 gene encoding uncharacterized protein LOC119462337, translated as MLKDVFMQGKTSLPTIRPIGTAPAISEIPITEFRCSNQEFPGYFADVETDCQVYHNCLADGRNSSFLCVNGTIFNQRNFVCDWWYKFDCRKAPSFYHLNLVRNKKNGSKAASTEGALPVAPKALPPPPPPPRQQPSSKRYLEKETRPKPSSSLTSRYSKSSPRPPPPKTPSKTSARASPKTHEPLILLPLLSIGASSDSRKTKQTTTPATTRERSSRGRSRVFAKIRDDQEPEPRPSKSKARAKAEKVEIPEHVMPTFSGDTDNHKNGGGFQEWTSIGAVSGRPSVTRVQFHTFSANPPRFDPPLPEQEPVIDPSSWLDDDFNRQPGAGREEFRGEVEDARSQEEIAPEGGPSTPQPELRRSKSEPPTDDVVRLAKALPEPRTKSSRSSWSGKKEAFPGLHDKRRLFYRFQPSEPFGGFGALSFFGRTRGPMKDLSKLPRLVSVKLNKVEKKDEEHAYKPLLLAVKLDQSSEVDSRPDKGAPPGLCFCPCH; from the exons ATGTTGAAGGATGTTTTCATGCAGGGAAAAACGTCCCTTCCTACCATCCGGCCGATCGGCACAGCACCAGCCATATCTGAAATACCTATCACTGAATTCCGCTGCAGCAATCAAGAGTTCCCCGGATACTTTGCCGACGTAGAGACGGACTGCCAG GTGTACCACAACTGCCTAGCGGATGGCCGTAACTCGAGCTTTCTCTGCGTCAACGGCACAATATTCAACCAGCGAAACTTCGTGTGCGACTGGTGGTACAAGTTTGACTGCCGCAAGGCACCCAGCTTTTACCACCTAAACTTGGTCCGGAACAAGAAGAACGGCTCCAAAGCTGCGTCTACCGAAGGAGCCCTTCCTGTAGCCCCGAAAGCCTTGCCGCCGCCACCACCCCCGCCTCGGCAGCAGCCCAGCAGCAAGCGCTACCTAGAAAAAGAAACACGACCGAAGCCGTCCTCTTCCTTGACTTCACGTTACAGCAAGTCTTCCCCGAGGCCGCCACCACCGAAGACGCCTTCGAAGACATCAGCCAGAGCGTCTCCCAAAACCCACGAGCCTCTGATACTGCTTCCGTTGCTCAGCATCGGTGCGTCATCCGACAGCAGGAAGACAAAACAGACAACCACACCTGCGACGACGCGAGAACGTTCGTCGCGAGGCAGAAGCCGAGTCTTCGCCAAAATAAGGGACGACCAGGAGCCGGAACCTCGACCATCAAAAAGCAAGGCTCGGGCCAAAGCCGAGAAGGTGGAGATTCCAGAACACGTGATGCCTACGTTTAGTGGGGACACTGACAACCATAAAAATGGCGGAGGATTCCAGGAGTGGACCAGCATCGGCGCTGTCTCAGGAAGGCCATCGGTCACTAGGGTGCAGTTCCACACGTTTTCGGCGAATCCGCCCCGATTCGACCCACCGCTACCGGAGCAGGAGCCAGTTATCGATCCATCGAGCTGGCTTGACGATGACTTCAATCGGCAACCAGGTGCCGGCAGGGAAGAGTTCCGAGGAGAGGTTGAAGACGCCAGATCTCAAGAGGAGATAGCGCCCGAGGGTGGTCCGTCTACCCCGCAGCCTGAGCTAAGGCGCAGCAAGTCAGAGCCACCTACGGACGATGTGGTGCGCCTGGCGAAGGCGTTGCCAGAGCCACGCACAAAAAGTTCGCGTAGTAGTTGGAGCGGAAAGAAGGAAGCTTTTCCTGGGCTGCATGACAAGAGGCGGCTTTTCTACAGGTTTCAACCCAGCGAGCCATTCGGCGGCTTCGGTGCTCTGTCATTTTTCGGCCGAACGCGAGGACCGATGAAGGACCTCTCAAAGTTGCCTCGCCTCGTGTCTGTCAAGCTAAACAAGGTGGAGAAGAAAGATGAGGAGCATGCTTACAAGCCACTGCTGTTGGCGGTCAAATTAGACCAGTCGTCCGAGGTGGACTCCAGACCGGATAAAGGAGCGCCGCCAGGCCTATGCTTCTGTCCCTGCCACTAG